The following proteins come from a genomic window of Carboxydothermus pertinax:
- a CDS encoding 2-oxoacid:acceptor oxidoreductase family protein: protein MEFIFAGFGGQGIMAMGMLLAHAAIKEGFKSSFIPSYGPEMRGGTANCSVVVEKGLIASPVVTEPDILVAMNYPSLIKFKDTVKKAGHLFINSSLITSLPEVKKDIQIHQIPANELALKIGESRASNMVMLGAVLAVTNLISLKTAIEDLNYIFKNKPEVLAVNKKALETGYNSLKEEQTKTILI, encoded by the coding sequence ATGGAATTTATCTTTGCCGGTTTTGGCGGCCAGGGTATTATGGCCATGGGTATGCTTTTGGCCCATGCTGCCATTAAAGAAGGATTTAAAAGTTCTTTTATACCTTCCTACGGACCGGAAATGCGCGGCGGTACAGCTAACTGCAGTGTAGTGGTGGAAAAAGGGCTTATTGCCTCACCAGTAGTTACGGAACCGGATATCTTGGTAGCTATGAACTATCCTTCTTTAATAAAGTTTAAAGACACAGTAAAAAAAGCCGGACATCTTTTTATTAATAGCTCGCTTATCACCTCGCTACCCGAAGTAAAAAAGGATATTCAAATCCATCAGATACCGGCCAATGAACTTGCCCTAAAAATTGGCGAATCTCGAGCTTCCAATATGGTGATGTTAGGAGCAGTCTTAGCAGTAACCAATTTAATTTCCTTAAAAACAGCTATCGAAGATTTAAACTATATCTTTAAAAATAAACCCGAAGTCTTAGCCGTAAATAAAAAAGCTTTAGAAACAGGTTATAATAGCCTAAAAGAAGAGCAAACCAAAACAATATTAATTTAA
- a CDS encoding thiamine pyrophosphate-dependent enzyme has translation MVQILTRPESLTTTPFHYCPGCTHGIAHRLIAEVIDELGLGEKTIGVASVGCSVLAYDYFNLDMQQAAHGRAPAVATGIKRSLPDRIVFTYQGDGDLASIGMGEIVHAAGRGENITVIFINNSIYGMTGGQMAPTTLMGQKTTTTPQGRKRENGFPLKVSEMLATLDGAAYIARVSLTDPGQVVKAKKAIKHAFTVQKRELGFSMVEILSTCPTNWGMSPVIALNYVKDVMTRYYPLGEFKKPEGV, from the coding sequence ATGGTACAAATATTAACAAGACCGGAAAGCTTAACCACCACCCCTTTTCACTACTGTCCCGGCTGCACCCACGGCATTGCCCACCGTTTAATCGCTGAGGTAATTGATGAACTGGGATTAGGGGAAAAAACCATCGGCGTTGCTTCCGTTGGCTGTTCCGTTTTAGCTTATGACTACTTTAACCTTGACATGCAGCAGGCTGCCCACGGTCGAGCTCCAGCGGTTGCAACTGGAATTAAGCGTTCCCTTCCCGATAGAATAGTCTTTACTTACCAGGGCGATGGCGACCTAGCCTCTATTGGTATGGGAGAAATAGTCCATGCTGCCGGTCGCGGAGAAAATATTACGGTTATTTTTATCAACAACTCAATTTACGGGATGACCGGAGGGCAAATGGCTCCTACTACTTTAATGGGGCAAAAAACCACCACCACCCCGCAAGGAAGAAAAAGAGAAAATGGTTTCCCTTTAAAAGTTTCTGAAATGCTGGCAACTTTAGATGGAGCAGCTTATATCGCCCGAGTTTCTTTAACTGATCCCGGTCAAGTGGTAAAGGCCAAAAAAGCTATTAAACACGCTTTTACCGTTCAGAAAAGGGAGTTAGGTTTTTCCATGGTGGAAATTTTATCCACCTGCCCTACCAACTGGGGAATGAGTCCGGTTATAGCATTAAATTACGTCAAAGACGTTATGACCCGGTACTATCCTTTAGGTGAATTCAAAAAACCAGAAGGGGTGTAG
- a CDS encoding 3-methyl-2-oxobutanoate dehydrogenase subunit VorB — protein METVLMKGNEALAEAAIRAGLKVYFGYPITPQNEVGEYLAKNLPQAGGIFLQAESEVAAINMVYGAAGAGVRTMTSSSGPGISLMQEGISYIAGAELPAVIVNMMRGGPGLGGIQPSQSDYFQATKGGGHGDYRLIVLAPSSVQELYDHTMLAFDLADYYRNPVMILGDGLLGQMMESVTLKPYVPAYPIPEKNWATRGRKGRTPNIINSLYLDPEKLYLHNQKLFTKYREIEEKEVRVEIINESAEFFFVAYGSSARISLKVIEFLKEKGINAGLIRPITLWPFPSATIREKVLKSQGFMVIEMSMGQMVEDVERAVMGQKPVYFYGTAGGIVPSPQKILAKTLEIFEGREK, from the coding sequence ATGGAAACGGTTTTAATGAAAGGTAATGAAGCGCTGGCGGAAGCGGCCATTAGGGCAGGACTTAAAGTTTATTTCGGTTACCCGATAACGCCGCAAAACGAAGTCGGGGAATACTTGGCAAAAAATCTTCCCCAAGCGGGAGGTATTTTTTTGCAGGCCGAAAGCGAAGTTGCAGCTATTAATATGGTGTACGGCGCTGCGGGAGCCGGAGTTAGAACCATGACTTCTTCTTCTGGTCCGGGAATTAGCCTGATGCAGGAAGGAATTTCCTATATTGCCGGCGCAGAACTGCCCGCGGTAATCGTCAATATGATGCGGGGAGGCCCTGGTCTTGGGGGCATTCAGCCTTCCCAGTCGGATTACTTCCAGGCTACCAAAGGCGGCGGGCACGGGGACTACCGGTTAATTGTTTTGGCTCCTTCCTCAGTACAGGAGTTATACGACCATACGATGTTAGCCTTTGATCTTGCAGATTATTACCGCAATCCGGTAATGATTTTAGGCGATGGTTTACTTGGACAAATGATGGAATCGGTTACCTTAAAGCCTTACGTCCCTGCTTATCCCATACCAGAAAAAAACTGGGCCACCCGGGGGAGAAAAGGCCGTACTCCCAATATCATCAATTCCCTGTACCTTGACCCGGAAAAATTGTATTTGCACAACCAAAAGCTCTTTACTAAATACCGGGAAATTGAAGAAAAAGAAGTTAGGGTAGAAATAATTAATGAGTCGGCAGAGTTTTTCTTTGTGGCTTATGGTTCATCCGCAAGAATTTCTCTAAAAGTAATTGAGTTTCTAAAAGAAAAAGGCATAAATGCCGGCTTAATACGGCCTATAACCCTCTGGCCGTTCCCCTCTGCGACCATTCGGGAAAAGGTTTTAAAAAGTCAGGGTTTTATGGTAATAGAAATGAGTATGGGGCAAATGGTAGAAGATGTAGAACGGGCAGTAATGGGACAAAAGCCAGTGTATTTTTACGGTACTGCCGGTGGTATTGTTCCCTCTCCTCAGAAAATCCTCGCCAAAACCCTGGAAATCTTCGAAGGGAGGGAAAAGTAA
- a CDS encoding 4Fe-4S binding protein, producing the protein MKITYEQNLCKACGLCVEFCPVQAITFTDNLNEKGYRTLTFNQELCTACGTCYRMCPDLAITVRLEGK; encoded by the coding sequence ATGAAAATTACCTATGAACAAAACCTTTGCAAAGCCTGTGGCCTTTGTGTCGAGTTCTGCCCGGTTCAAGCTATTACTTTTACCGATAACTTGAACGAAAAAGGTTACCGCACCTTAACTTTTAACCAGGAGCTCTGCACTGCCTGCGGTACCTGCTACCGGATGTGCCCGGATCTTGCCATTACGGTTAGACTGGAGGGAAAATAA
- a CDS encoding Glu/Leu/Phe/Val family dehydrogenase, with translation MEISKKENYQGYEWVVFASDDKTNFKAIIAVHSTELGPALGGCRMWFYNNENEALTDVLRLAEGMTYKNSAMGLNLGGGKAVIIGDPRTDKSPELFARFAEAVNSLGGKYYTAEDVGISPADMLEVYKHTPYVVGLPAKSGDPSPFTAYGVYVGMKAAVEEAFGDTSLEGKKVAVQGLGHVGMYLLEHLYNEGAKLIVTDIFTERVKEAVERFGALPVEPEKIYEVEADIFAPCALGAILNENTIPRLKVKVIAGAANNQLAKLSDGFLLRDRGIVYAPDFIINGGGVINVAEELNPEGYDKNRVWEKVATIYHKVKEVLTLAREQNISPQEAAIRYAKKRLNR, from the coding sequence ATGGAAATTAGCAAGAAAGAAAATTACCAGGGGTATGAATGGGTAGTTTTTGCCTCGGATGATAAAACCAATTTTAAGGCAATAATTGCAGTTCACAGTACTGAATTGGGTCCGGCCCTGGGCGGATGTCGGATGTGGTTTTATAACAACGAAAACGAAGCTTTAACCGATGTTTTGAGACTGGCTGAAGGTATGACCTATAAAAACTCCGCCATGGGCTTAAATCTCGGCGGAGGTAAAGCAGTTATTATCGGAGATCCACGCACCGATAAATCCCCGGAATTATTTGCCCGTTTTGCCGAAGCAGTAAACTCCTTGGGGGGGAAATATTATACCGCTGAAGACGTGGGGATTTCCCCAGCCGACATGTTAGAAGTTTATAAGCATACCCCTTACGTGGTAGGTCTTCCTGCTAAAAGCGGTGATCCATCTCCTTTTACTGCTTATGGCGTATATGTTGGGATGAAAGCAGCGGTAGAAGAAGCCTTTGGCGACACTTCTCTAGAAGGTAAAAAAGTTGCAGTGCAAGGTTTAGGACACGTGGGCATGTATCTTTTAGAGCATCTTTATAACGAGGGAGCCAAATTAATCGTTACCGATATTTTTACTGAGCGGGTGAAAGAAGCTGTGGAACGGTTTGGGGCCCTTCCTGTTGAACCGGAGAAAATTTATGAGGTAGAAGCAGACATTTTTGCTCCCTGTGCCTTAGGGGCAATATTAAATGAAAATACCATTCCCCGACTTAAAGTTAAAGTTATAGCCGGTGCTGCCAATAACCAGCTTGCTAAATTATCCGATGGCTTCCTTTTAAGGGATAGAGGCATCGTATATGCCCCAGATTTTATTATAAACGGCGGTGGGGTTATTAATGTAGCCGAAGAATTAAACCCCGAAGGATATGACAAAAACCGTGTTTGGGAAAAAGTGGCAACTATTTATCATAAGGTAAAAGAAGTCCTCACCCTTGCCCGAGAGCAAAATATTTCCCCTCAGGAAGCAGCTATTAGGTACGCCAAAAAACGCCTAAACCGTTGA
- a CDS encoding sigma-54 interaction domain-containing protein, whose amino-acid sequence MEIIKILLLGLGQGGTRFLKILGKRTNLKLVAVEKNPKALGIRVAQDLNIPVFITLEEGLNLSPNLIIDTTGDPEVEEILKSQNKKIPYLSGYIAKLFISLADELFYQQQELEAIINSAHDGLIAVNKEGIITWFNSAAEKITGTSRKEALGKFALDVIPNTRLPVVLKTGKTELNQFQDLGTAKIITSRVPVINEFGEVIGAVAIFKDITEIQQLAEELTNLHQIKTLLTSIIDSTQDAISVVDKRGYGILINKAYTELTGLTEKEVIGKPATVDIAEGESVHFKVLKEKRPVKNITMKVGPLKREVVVNAAPIIVNDELKGSVAVIHDVSELRRLTEEVDRLKRSLATGSRYSFSDIVGEHPLLLSAIDLAKLAAQTSATVLLRGESGTGKELFAHAIHNQSPRANKPFIRINCAALSESLLESELFGYTEGAFTGARKGGKKGVFEEANGGTLFLDEIGTLSINLQAKLLRVLQEKEIVKVGENHPIPIDVRIIAATNLNLEEAVKKKTFREDLYYRVNVIPIHLPSLRERKSDIPALTYAIVHKLNREYGRNIKFIDPEVFRYLMSYSWPGNIRELENYLGRAMLKISLAENQLKREHLPKLFEETQETSSLPKDYTDLNLKRLTREFEKSVIKEALEKTRYNKTKAAQLLGITPRSLYNKLKELDLE is encoded by the coding sequence ATGGAAATAATTAAGATTCTTCTCTTAGGCTTAGGTCAAGGCGGTACCAGGTTTTTAAAAATTCTTGGGAAAAGAACTAATCTAAAGCTTGTGGCCGTTGAGAAAAATCCCAAAGCTTTAGGGATTAGGGTCGCTCAGGATTTAAATATCCCGGTTTTCATCACCTTAGAGGAAGGCCTAAATTTGTCACCAAACTTAATAATTGACACTACCGGAGATCCGGAAGTAGAAGAAATTCTTAAAAGCCAAAATAAGAAGATACCTTATTTAAGCGGTTATATTGCCAAACTTTTTATCTCTTTAGCCGATGAACTTTTTTATCAACAGCAGGAACTAGAAGCAATAATAAACTCCGCCCACGATGGTTTAATTGCCGTAAACAAAGAAGGAATCATCACCTGGTTTAACAGTGCCGCGGAAAAAATTACCGGAACAAGCCGCAAAGAAGCTCTAGGAAAATTTGCTTTGGACGTTATCCCCAATACCCGTCTTCCCGTAGTTTTAAAGACCGGAAAAACTGAACTTAACCAGTTTCAAGATTTAGGAACTGCTAAAATCATTACCAGCCGCGTACCGGTAATCAACGAATTCGGAGAAGTAATTGGGGCGGTTGCCATTTTTAAGGATATTACCGAAATACAGCAGTTAGCCGAAGAATTAACCAACCTCCACCAGATTAAAACCCTGTTAACGTCAATAATTGATTCTACTCAGGATGCCATCTCGGTGGTAGACAAACGGGGTTATGGGATATTGATTAATAAAGCTTATACTGAACTAACAGGTCTTACAGAAAAAGAGGTAATAGGTAAACCTGCTACCGTCGACATAGCCGAAGGAGAAAGCGTTCACTTTAAAGTCCTTAAAGAAAAACGCCCGGTAAAAAACATTACAATGAAAGTGGGTCCCTTAAAAAGAGAAGTAGTGGTTAATGCCGCTCCCATAATCGTCAACGACGAATTAAAGGGAAGCGTTGCGGTAATCCATGATGTGTCCGAATTAAGACGTTTAACCGAAGAAGTTGACCGGTTAAAGCGCTCCCTGGCTACCGGTTCCCGCTACAGCTTCAGTGATATAGTGGGTGAACACCCCTTGCTTTTGTCAGCTATTGACCTGGCAAAATTAGCTGCCCAAACTTCCGCCACCGTTCTTTTAAGAGGAGAATCGGGAACCGGCAAAGAACTTTTTGCCCATGCTATCCACAACCAGAGCCCCCGGGCCAATAAACCGTTTATCCGGATAAACTGTGCAGCTCTTTCGGAAAGTCTTTTGGAAAGTGAACTTTTTGGTTATACTGAGGGAGCTTTTACCGGGGCCCGTAAAGGAGGGAAAAAGGGGGTTTTCGAAGAAGCAAACGGGGGCACCCTCTTTTTAGATGAAATCGGTACCCTCTCTATCAATCTTCAGGCTAAACTTTTACGGGTCCTCCAGGAAAAAGAAATAGTGAAAGTAGGAGAAAATCATCCAATTCCCATAGACGTCCGGATTATCGCCGCAACTAACTTAAACCTTGAGGAAGCGGTAAAAAAGAAAACCTTTCGCGAAGACCTGTATTACCGAGTAAATGTAATCCCCATCCATCTTCCGTCCCTTAGGGAAAGAAAAAGTGATATACCGGCTTTGACCTATGCCATCGTCCACAAGTTAAACCGGGAATACGGTCGCAACATTAAGTTTATCGACCCGGAAGTATTTCGCTACCTCATGAGCTACTCCTGGCCAGGAAATATTCGGGAACTGGAAAATTATTTAGGTCGAGCCATGCTTAAAATATCCCTGGCGGAAAACCAGTTAAAGCGAGAACATTTGCCAAAACTTTTTGAAGAAACCCAGGAAACATCTTCCCTTCCCAAGGATTATACCGATTTAAACTTAAAACGGCTTACCCGGGAATTTGAAAAGTCAGTAATAAAAGAAGCTTTGGAAAAAACCCGGTACAACAAAACCAAGGCTGCTCAACTTTTAGGCATCACTCCCCGGAGTTTATATAATAAATTAAAAGAGCTGGACCTCGAATAG
- a CDS encoding methylaspartate ammonia-lyase, with the protein MKIIDAVFAPGLTGFYFDDQEAIKKGAVHNGFWYEGEPKTPGFKRIRQKGESILVMLVLDNGEVACGDCAAVQYSGAGGRDPLFTAQEFMPFLEKEIRPKLIGQELKSFRKLAHYFDRELNFQGELLHTALRYGITQALLDAVAKAQRKLMAEVIAEEYQLPVIPEPVPIFVQTGDDLYTNADKAIIKRADVLPHALINNIEEKLGRQGEKLLSYLTWLKKRIVELAGDEYRPVIHIDVYGTIGLIFANDLTKIADYLSTLSLMAAPFRLRIEGPVDMGSLWGQIEALAKLREIIDQKGIPVEIVADEWCNTLEDIRLFVDHKAGHMVQIKTPDLGGINNTVEAVLYAKERGVGAYLGGTCNETDRSAQVSVHLALATRPDQMLAKPGMGLDEGLMIVYNEMQRAIALLKRRGGN; encoded by the coding sequence ATGAAAATTATCGATGCAGTTTTTGCGCCAGGACTTACCGGTTTTTATTTTGACGACCAAGAGGCTATTAAAAAGGGGGCAGTACATAACGGGTTCTGGTATGAAGGAGAACCTAAAACTCCCGGATTTAAACGAATTCGTCAGAAAGGCGAATCGATTTTGGTAATGCTTGTTCTGGACAATGGGGAAGTGGCTTGTGGCGATTGTGCCGCTGTTCAGTACTCCGGAGCCGGAGGCCGGGATCCCCTTTTTACCGCCCAGGAGTTTATGCCGTTTTTGGAAAAAGAAATACGCCCTAAGCTTATTGGCCAGGAGTTAAAGAGTTTTCGAAAGCTTGCTCATTATTTTGACCGGGAGCTAAACTTTCAAGGTGAGCTCCTCCATACTGCTCTGAGGTATGGTATTACCCAAGCGTTATTAGATGCTGTAGCAAAGGCGCAAAGAAAACTAATGGCGGAAGTGATAGCGGAAGAATATCAATTACCTGTAATTCCGGAGCCGGTACCAATATTTGTGCAAACCGGCGATGATCTTTATACCAATGCGGATAAAGCCATCATTAAAAGAGCCGATGTTTTGCCCCATGCCCTTATTAATAACATTGAAGAAAAACTGGGAAGGCAGGGGGAAAAGCTTTTATCGTACCTAACCTGGCTTAAAAAGAGAATAGTTGAGCTGGCAGGGGATGAATACCGTCCGGTGATTCATATTGATGTTTACGGTACCATAGGGTTAATTTTTGCCAATGATCTTACGAAAATTGCCGACTACCTTTCAACTTTAAGCCTGATGGCAGCGCCCTTTAGGCTTAGAATTGAAGGGCCGGTAGATATGGGAAGCCTTTGGGGACAAATAGAAGCTTTAGCTAAACTTCGGGAAATAATTGACCAAAAAGGTATTCCCGTAGAGATCGTAGCCGACGAATGGTGCAATACGTTAGAAGATATTCGACTGTTTGTGGATCATAAAGCAGGACACATGGTCCAGATCAAAACTCCCGATTTAGGGGGAATTAACAATACGGTCGAAGCGGTACTCTACGCTAAAGAAAGGGGTGTAGGAGCGTATCTTGGTGGTACCTGTAACGAAACAGACCGCTCAGCTCAAGTATCGGTGCATCTGGCGCTAGCAACTCGCCCGGACCAGATGCTGGCAAAGCCGGGGATGGGATTAGATGAAGGATTAATGATTGTTTATAATGAAATGCAGCGGGCAATTGCCCTTTTAAAGAGGCGAGGAGGTAATTAA
- a CDS encoding acyclic terpene utilization AtuA family protein, producing MEKVKILSPTAILGYGFPVKSFEAGLNKRPDVIAVDAGSVDPGPYYLGAGKSFTQRAAVKRDLYYMLKASAELKIPVLIGTAGGAGGRVHLMEVVEIIQELASENKLSFKMAVIDTEIDKEWLKEKVSHGKTKPLGNLPDLTVQEVEEAVRIVAQAGMEPFIKALEAGSQVIVAGRAFDPAVFAAYPVAQGFDVGLSLHLGKILECAAIATEPGSGSDCLMGEIDLEGFVVYPLNPERRATPLSVSAHSLYEKTSPFELHGPGGKLDLAQVNFQAVDDRTVRVTGTKFIKTPEYWLKIEGVKRVGFRAISIAGSRDPKFIENFREIALGVKKRVEDNFPELKGKYYLNFIPYGINGVMGELEPENKLSHEIGIVMDVVAEDKNTAEQILSFARSTMLHYGFPGRISTAGNLAFPFSPSDIPVGDVYNFSIHHLVEVDNPEILFPVEYFEVGG from the coding sequence ATGGAAAAGGTGAAAATATTATCCCCTACCGCTATTTTGGGATACGGCTTTCCGGTAAAATCTTTTGAAGCGGGCCTTAATAAAAGACCAGATGTTATTGCTGTTGATGCCGGCTCGGTAGACCCCGGGCCGTACTATTTAGGGGCTGGAAAATCTTTCACCCAGAGGGCTGCGGTTAAAAGAGATCTTTATTATATGCTTAAAGCTTCGGCTGAGCTAAAAATTCCGGTTTTAATTGGTACTGCCGGTGGAGCCGGCGGTAGGGTTCACCTTATGGAGGTAGTAGAAATTATTCAAGAACTGGCTTCCGAAAATAAACTTTCATTTAAGATGGCGGTTATCGATACCGAAATAGATAAAGAATGGTTAAAAGAGAAGGTAAGTCACGGTAAAACAAAACCTTTAGGAAACCTTCCGGATTTAACTGTCCAAGAAGTAGAGGAAGCAGTACGGATAGTTGCCCAGGCGGGGATGGAGCCGTTTATAAAAGCGCTTGAAGCGGGTAGTCAAGTAATTGTAGCGGGAAGAGCTTTTGACCCGGCGGTTTTTGCCGCGTATCCCGTAGCCCAGGGTTTTGATGTGGGGTTATCTTTACATTTAGGCAAAATCTTAGAATGCGCCGCCATTGCTACTGAACCGGGAAGTGGCAGTGATTGTCTGATGGGTGAAATTGACCTGGAAGGTTTTGTGGTTTACCCTTTAAATCCCGAACGGCGGGCAACCCCTCTCTCGGTATCTGCCCATTCTCTTTACGAAAAAACCAGCCCCTTCGAGTTGCATGGTCCAGGAGGTAAACTCGATCTAGCGCAGGTGAACTTTCAAGCAGTGGATGACCGGACGGTTAGGGTCACTGGTACCAAATTTATTAAAACCCCAGAATACTGGCTAAAAATAGAAGGGGTAAAAAGAGTTGGTTTTCGGGCTATTAGTATTGCTGGAAGTAGAGACCCCAAATTTATTGAAAACTTTCGGGAAATAGCTCTGGGGGTGAAAAAACGGGTAGAAGATAATTTTCCTGAGCTTAAAGGAAAGTATTATCTAAACTTTATTCCTTACGGGATAAATGGGGTTATGGGCGAATTGGAGCCGGAAAATAAACTTTCCCATGAAATTGGCATTGTGATGGATGTGGTGGCAGAAGACAAAAATACTGCCGAGCAAATTTTAAGCTTTGCCCGCAGTACCATGCTCCATTATGGTTTTCCTGGGCGCATCTCCACTGCAGGTAACCTTGCTTTTCCTTTTTCGCCGTCGGATATTCCGGTAGGAGATGTTTATAATTTTTCCATCCACCATTTAGTGGAAGTAGATAACCCGGAAATTCTTTTTCCCGTTGAATACTTTGAAGTAGGGGGGTAA
- a CDS encoding DUF4387 domain-containing protein — protein sequence MVVKLIDIAKVIRSKNSGPFELTFDIIFKDEEIYKKVKGKKAINSELIKKLYRISEDKIIGIFYFDPALAVKFTIVRPLPAGYLGETDIYGAQQHAPLLAAQLEL from the coding sequence GTGGTGGTAAAACTTATTGACATTGCCAAAGTAATCCGGAGTAAGAATTCCGGGCCTTTTGAACTAACTTTTGACATTATTTTCAAAGACGAGGAAATTTATAAAAAAGTTAAAGGGAAAAAAGCTATTAATAGCGAATTAATAAAAAAACTTTATAGGATTTCCGAAGACAAAATTATTGGGATTTTTTACTTTGATCCAGCGTTAGCGGTGAAGTTTACCATAGTTCGTCCTCTACCGGCAGGATATTTGGGGGAAACGGACATATATGGGGCCCAGCAACATGCTCCACTTTTAGCTGCACAACTTGAACTGTAA
- a CDS encoding thymidine kinase: protein MGRIEVITGPMFSGKSEELVRRALRLMYAKKKVIAFHHALDSRFGNKKIVSRSGFELESYPVSRFDFEVIWDLAKDYDAVLVDEAQFFADELVETCLNLRRRSKIVLVSGLDLDVYENPFGPMPKLLALADRVDKLKAVCFECGGEATISYRLSGEKEQIVVGDKNYIALCYRCYYAKKKEGQ from the coding sequence ATGGGGAGAATTGAAGTAATAACCGGGCCGATGTTTTCCGGTAAATCGGAAGAACTGGTACGAAGAGCCCTTCGGCTTATGTATGCCAAGAAAAAAGTAATAGCCTTTCACCATGCTTTAGATAGTCGTTTTGGCAATAAGAAAATTGTCAGTAGGAGTGGTTTTGAGTTAGAGTCGTACCCGGTAAGTCGCTTTGATTTTGAAGTCATCTGGGATTTAGCTAAAGATTACGATGCGGTTTTGGTAGATGAAGCTCAATTTTTTGCTGACGAACTGGTGGAAACCTGTTTAAATTTGCGCCGGCGGTCGAAAATTGTTTTGGTTTCCGGGTTAGATTTGGATGTTTACGAAAATCCTTTTGGTCCAATGCCAAAATTACTCGCTCTGGCCGACCGGGTAGATAAACTAAAAGCCGTTTGCTTTGAGTGCGGTGGCGAAGCAACCATTTCTTATCGTTTATCAGGAGAAAAGGAGCAGATTGTGGTAGGTGATAAAAACTATATAGCCTTATGCTATCGTTGCTATTATGCTAAGAAAAAAGAAGGACAGTAG
- a CDS encoding CoA-binding protein: MEIKEILSRYKNIAVVGVSDKPERPSYQVAKFLMEKGYNIYPVNPNLDSFLGQKAYKSLEEIPEKVEIVDVFRRSEEVPAIAQAAVAIGAKVLWQQEGVDSQEARKIAEAAGLIVVANRCLKKEYLKNFP; encoded by the coding sequence ATGGAGATAAAAGAAATCTTATCTCGCTATAAAAATATAGCGGTAGTGGGGGTATCGGATAAGCCGGAACGGCCAAGTTATCAAGTAGCAAAATTTTTAATGGAAAAAGGTTATAATATTTATCCGGTTAACCCCAACTTGGATAGTTTTCTAGGTCAGAAAGCGTATAAGTCATTAGAAGAAATTCCGGAAAAGGTGGAAATTGTGGATGTTTTTCGGAGAAGCGAAGAAGTACCGGCAATTGCCCAAGCTGCCGTTGCTATCGGGGCTAAGGTTCTATGGCAACAGGAAGGGGTGGATAGCCAGGAAGCTCGAAAAATTGCTGAGGCTGCCGGTCTTATTGTTGTTGCCAATCGCTGCCTAAAAAAAGAGTATTTAAAAAATTTCCCTTAA
- a CDS encoding hemerythrin domain-containing protein yields MVNCTEVMVKEHELILRMLDILETGAEKLSQGEFVPPEVFTGAVMFIREFADRFHHGKEEDVLFPALYEAGMPRENSPQELLNLEHKLGRRFVGRLDEAAEKYMEGDEEAIGQIVEAARDYVKLLRQHILKENEGLFPVAEKIMNDGLKERVNRYYLEVEKERFPDDTVIRFTQLVERFENLLSIKKN; encoded by the coding sequence ATGGTAAATTGCACCGAAGTGATGGTAAAGGAACATGAGCTTATCTTAAGAATGTTAGATATTTTAGAAACCGGAGCCGAAAAGCTGTCCCAGGGGGAGTTTGTGCCTCCGGAAGTGTTTACCGGAGCGGTAATGTTTATTCGAGAGTTTGCCGATCGCTTTCATCATGGAAAAGAAGAGGATGTACTTTTTCCGGCGCTTTATGAAGCGGGAATGCCCCGGGAAAATAGTCCCCAGGAGCTTTTGAATTTAGAACATAAGTTAGGGCGGAGATTTGTAGGCCGTTTGGACGAGGCAGCAGAAAAGTATATGGAAGGAGACGAGGAAGCAATTGGGCAAATTGTAGAAGCTGCCCGCGACTATGTTAAACTTTTACGGCAGCATATTTTAAAAGAAAATGAGGGGCTCTTTCCGGTGGCAGAAAAAATCATGAACGATGGGTTAAAGGAAAGAGTTAACAGGTATTATCTTGAAGTTGAAAAGGAAAGGTTTCCGGATGATACTGTTATAAGGTTTACCCAGTTAGTAGAGCGATTTGAAAATCTTTTATCCATAAAGAAAAATTAA